One Methanolobus sp. WCC4 DNA segment encodes these proteins:
- a CDS encoding PAS domain S-box protein, translated as MEYEKKTKEELISEIHELRSRLRESEASFIKLQNTFNGSSVPIFVIDRNHTVTYWNKACEKLTGVSADEMLDGKELWTAFYNQKRLLMADMIVDDDSENIHAYYSDLKLSFIEGAYESIEYFQKVDKWLNITAAPLRNAQGEIIGAVETMQDVSATKMAEMELINQHEQYLSIFEAINEPVYVCDPETYEILFINSPGKKIVGDNVIGKKCYLVLQDQDSPCPYCTNHLILGKNLGRTHVREFMNPINHRWYRCINKAIEWTDGRMVRFEMAIDIHDSKVTEIELLESEERFEAISTFAQDAIIAIDNEGKVTFWNKAAEHMFGYSRRDVLYMNVHSLIAPQQYQKAYHEAFSLFKDTGKGNAVGETLELTARRKDGSEFLVELSLSAIKLKNKWTAVAVIRDVTEKKKIAGDLLNAKIAAENANCTKSEFLANMSHELRTPLNSVIGFSNILLERYFGELNEKQMGYVRNISNSGTHLLNLINTILDISKVESGKMILYKDDICVRDIFEEMCSVMEPLAFTKDMNLELDFDANPVYVNADDAKIKQVLYNLIGNAIKFTDAGGSVTIKERRNGEMVYISIIDDGIGISRSDIEKLFTPFIQLDTNASREYEGTGLGLALARELVELHGGTIWVESEVGKGSNFSFTLPLSDKEVLN; from the coding sequence GTGGAATACGAGAAAAAAACGAAAGAAGAGTTAATATCCGAAATTCATGAATTACGCTCCCGTCTCAGAGAATCTGAAGCATCTTTCATTAAACTTCAAAACACTTTTAATGGAAGTTCCGTGCCTATTTTTGTAATTGACAGGAATCATACCGTAACTTACTGGAACAAGGCCTGTGAAAAATTGACCGGTGTTTCTGCAGATGAGATGCTTGACGGGAAGGAACTATGGACTGCATTCTACAATCAAAAAAGACTTCTTATGGCTGATATGATAGTTGATGATGATTCTGAGAATATACATGCCTATTATAGTGACCTAAAATTATCATTCATCGAAGGTGCATATGAGTCGATAGAATATTTCCAGAAAGTTGACAAATGGCTTAATATTACTGCGGCCCCCCTCAGGAATGCGCAAGGTGAGATTATAGGGGCTGTAGAGACCATGCAGGATGTAAGTGCTACTAAAATGGCTGAAATGGAACTTATAAATCAGCATGAACAATATCTCTCTATATTCGAGGCGATAAACGAACCTGTTTATGTGTGTGATCCTGAAACCTATGAGATACTGTTCATAAACTCTCCAGGAAAAAAGATTGTTGGTGACAATGTTATAGGTAAGAAATGCTATCTGGTTTTGCAGGATCAGGATTCTCCCTGTCCGTATTGTACCAATCACCTGATACTGGGGAAGAATCTTGGAAGGACACATGTCAGGGAATTCATGAATCCAATAAACCATCGCTGGTACCGCTGCATCAACAAAGCTATTGAATGGACAGACGGACGCATGGTTAGGTTCGAGATGGCCATAGATATCCACGATAGTAAGGTGACAGAAATAGAGCTCCTGGAGAGTGAGGAAAGGTTTGAAGCTATTAGCACCTTTGCTCAGGATGCGATAATAGCTATTGACAACGAAGGAAAGGTAACTTTTTGGAATAAGGCAGCAGAACACATGTTTGGTTATTCTAGGAGGGACGTCCTTTATATGAATGTGCATTCCCTTATAGCTCCTCAACAGTATCAAAAGGCATACCATGAAGCATTCTCGCTTTTCAAAGATACAGGAAAGGGCAACGCTGTAGGTGAAACCTTGGAACTGACAGCCAGAAGGAAGGATGGAAGTGAATTTCTCGTTGAATTATCTCTCTCAGCCATAAAACTAAAAAATAAATGGACTGCTGTTGCTGTTATCCGTGATGTCACTGAAAAGAAAAAGATTGCAGGCGATCTTCTTAATGCCAAGATTGCAGCAGAGAATGCCAACTGTACCAAGAGCGAGTTCCTTGCTAACATGAGTCATGAACTCAGAACACCTTTGAACTCTGTTATAGGTTTTTCCAATATTCTTCTGGAAAGATACTTCGGGGAGCTGAATGAAAAACAGATGGGGTACGTAAGGAATATATCTAACAGTGGCACCCATCTCCTTAATCTTATCAATACAATCCTTGATATTTCAAAAGTCGAATCTGGAAAAATGATTCTCTACAAGGATGATATATGCGTTCGGGATATATTCGAGGAAATGTGTTCCGTAATGGAACCTCTTGCATTTACGAAAGATATGAATCTGGAGCTTGATTTCGATGCCAATCCGGTCTATGTGAACGCGGACGATGCAAAGATAAAACAGGTGCTCTACAATCTGATAGGAAACGCCATCAAATTCACGGATGCTGGTGGTTCAGTAACCATAAAAGAGAGGAGGAATGGAGAGATGGTCTACATCTCTATAATAGATGATGGCATTGGAATCTCCAGGAGTGATATAGAAAAACTATTCACACCTTTCATCCAGCTTGATACTAACGCCTCCCGGGAATATGAGGGTACAGGCCTTGGCCTTGCTCTTGCCAGGGAACTCGTTGAACTTCATGGTGGTACTATATGGGTTGAAAGTGAAGTGGGCAAGGGCAGTAACTTCAGCTTTACCCTGCCCCTGAGTGATAAGGAAGTTCTTAATTGA
- the msrA gene encoding peptide-methionine (S)-S-oxide reductase MsrA — protein MGLPEKLRDQGYELATFAAGSFWVAEAIFRKVQGVIATAVGYMGGELDYPTYEEVSEGDTGHVEAVQIVYDPEILSYEKLLELFWELHNPTVPDGEEELPEQYRSVIFYHNEIQRALAIRSKDEVKKSGKFKKDLITEIRPAERFFRAKEYHQQYYEKMDSGGHIIK, from the coding sequence ATGGGACTTCCGGAGAAGTTAAGGGATCAAGGATATGAGCTAGCCACTTTTGCTGCAGGTAGCTTCTGGGTTGCAGAAGCCATATTTCGTAAGGTTCAGGGTGTTATCGCAACTGCCGTAGGTTATATGGGTGGAGAACTTGATTACCCCACATATGAGGAAGTCAGCGAGGGAGACACCGGACATGTTGAGGCTGTCCAGATAGTTTACGATCCGGAGATCTTATCATATGAAAAGCTTCTGGAATTATTCTGGGAACTTCACAATCCCACAGTTCCGGATGGTGAAGAAGAACTACCCGAACAATATCGTTCGGTAATCTTTTATCACAATGAGATTCAGAGGGCCCTGGCAATCAGGTCAAAGGATGAAGTTAAAAAGTCCGGAAAATTCAAGAAGGACCTGATCACTGAGATACGCCCCGCTGAAAGGTTCTTCAGGGCAAAGGAATACCATCAGCAGTATTATGAGAAAATGGACTCAGGCGGCCATATTATTAAGTGA